GTTTGTACGATTTAGAATTTAATCATATTGTAATATCATTAATATCACacttatatataaacttatatgtTGCTTTAGATACACTTACCCTATCTCCAATAGCTTTCCCATCTTTGAATGCtgaaaacaaagacaaaaaccaaTATGACAAAAGTAGAATACGGAGTTAAAACAAATAGATCATTATCTCTAACTAGGTAAGTTTTCCAAACAATATTACTAAAGTTTATGCAATTTTAGAAAGGATCACCATTAACTTACGTAGGGTAATTGCACCAGAGTCTGCAATGGAGTCGTTTAGTATTTTAACGAGTGAATCACTTGAATTCTTTCTTGCATAAAATGTTGTATAGTAATTAATGCCAACAAAATCCAAAGAACCCTTGAGAAGAGTTGCCTCGGATTTAGAAAATTCTGGCAACCGGTTTCCTACCCTACCTCTCATCGAGCTAGGATAATCCCCTAAGATCAAAGGCTCAATAAACCTgcaaatataatataacaatTCCACTAAGTAACaacataatttaaaatctaGGAAAACCATAAAAGGCTTACAAATTAATGCTACAATTGATGTGATTGACGCtacatcaacaacataataaataattttctgaattacttttatttatttattaacacTTGTTTGCAATATTTATGTAATATAAATTATAGTGATAATACCATCACTCTAAAATACATCAAAACATAATTGTTGGTGATAACAGAAGCTATTTATAAGTAGTAAACAATCAATGATTATGCCAAtataatagttaaaaaaaaaaaaaaaaacccctattTTTCTCTTCCTAAGCACTCTTTGAACCAAAATGTGTAgctaaataaaagttaaaagttaccAGCCGAGCTGAAAATCTTGGGCTCTTTGAGCAGCTTCAATGTCGTCTATGGAGTTTGTTGCTGGTTCAAACCACATAACATCAAAAGCTATTCCAAGTGATCCACGCTGTTTTTGCTGCACAATGGAAAAAGAAGAATCAATCAGTGTTGTTTATATCTAGTTAATCATGAATGTTGCCAAGCAATGTATAAGTGCATGCACAAACATATAAAAGCATGATTATATATGTTAGTGTACACCAAGTACCAATGAGTGTTTCATGTAATGTTTCATCCTTGTTATGTTGATTTGAAATAGTATTGGTCATCATACCTTGTactttttcctatatatatctGCCACAGTAGCATGAGAAAGGAGAACATTGTGGGCAACAATGTAAGGCTCAGTGGCAGAGTTTCCTGCCCTACAAAATATGTGAAGTAAGATAGAGCATCGCCCTGGTGCCTGGAGGCCGACGTCATAGCCTTGGACAGTAAATGTATGAGGCTCATTGAATGTGATCCAGTGCTTCACCCTGTCACCAAATTTCTGAAAGCATGTCTCGACATACGTTGCAAAGTCCTTTCTGTAACCAACTATGATTAGTTACTTGAACTGCCAGTATATAAACTATTcaaatttacacaaaaaaaaaaaaaaaaaggagagaaaagtACAAAAGTAGGATCAATTACATGATTTGTGGGTTCAACCATCCCTGGTATTTTTCTTCTAGTGCTTGAGGAAGATCCCAATGGTAGAGGGTCACATATGGTTCAATTCCTGCACATGTTGTCTTATATTGCATAAGCATAGCTCCATAGGAATGTATACTGGATATGTGCCTAACATTAATGCattaattttaatgtttttgatCTTGCATTAAAGTTGCTATCAacaagtttatcaaaaaaaaaaaattggtatcaaCAATCTAATGGTTACAGACTTTAAATTCGTTTCAGGTTTCAAAATAAGGTCTTCACCCTTAGAAAGAGGGGTTTCAATTTGACTTGATAGTGTAGATCAATGCTAGCCTAATTTATAGATATGTAAGCTTACCTTTGGCTAGTAAAGCATTGATGAGGTTGTTATAGTGATCAACTCCTTTTTGGTTGATTTCACCACTTCCATCTGATTGAAAGGGACTCACAATAAGAactttcatttttaattctacTCTTAAATAAGGTTGTAGAGAAAACTATTGTGAAACATAAATAAGATCTTGAATGgctatattataaaaaataaatacacagTTGTTTTGAAATTTCCCAACATTGGGTCAAGTTACACAATGCTTTGGAAGTAATAAAATAATCCACATGAGACTAAGCACCTAAGGTTAACTTCTATCTTTTGATATGAGTGCAGGCAGGACATTCTACCATATTAAAGAAGGACAAAGCATAAAACAGTTAatttctttcataaaaaaactGTTTAAAGCATGGTGTGATATATGACACTTGTAGCCTGCTTTTCATGTAagctaatttatttttgaaccatCCCCAAtccaaaaattacttttatttaagcACTGTAACTGTTAATTGAAGGCTTTATTTGCTTGATGAATTAGTTCTAGATGAGCACTGATGCTAATTCCAAAGAAGACTTACTAGGAAAAATCCGAGACCAAGCAATTGAAAACCTATAGGCATCCATTCCCATGTCCTTTATAAGTTGTATATCTTCCTGtttgcaaaaaacaaaaaatttacaaatgtGTACATTTTATCAAgaagaaacaagtaaaaaaaaaaaaaaatcgtttctAAACCGGGTTTGGCTGCGTTTTAAgcaacttattaaaaaaaaaatgtacttgaAATATGCCTCAGAAGCATTCATATGGCTAATTGAAAAATTAAGCAAGCATGCACACACTTCTTTCAAGTCTAGTTTCTGACCATTTGCACATTCAAGGTTGTCCTAGACTGAGTGAGACATATGATGTGCCAATATATTTGAGTTCAAATCAGAACATTCTTATGATATAAGCAGAGGATATATATCATCCTAGGTCATAAATCAGTCTTATATCCTCTAGTGACTAATCCCTCATTGAATGTGCATGACCATGTATGAGCATGATTGGCTATCATGGGATGAATCCTAACAAACCAGTATTATTTCACCTAGTAAAAGAACCAAAAATGGATCGAGTAGATTTACATTATAACGGTGATAATCATCCACAGCGATGTCGGCATTACTGAAATCAGCTACTTTACCTGTAACAAAATACAAAGGTAAACAATACTCAGAGccttgaaaaattcaaattctttcacAGTTGTTAGGTACACAGTAGAACTTTATGGACTTTCTGCTAAATTCTAAATGGTATCAAAAACATAGCTAACCACTCCAATTGGTCATATACTTAGAAAACTTTATGACATATTTGAAATGGGCTAATACGACTTAAGTATCATAATGATTACAAAGTAAGAGCTAGCAAATTGCAATAGACAAGAGGCTAAGAAGCACGAACACTTCAAATCCCTTGGCGTGTCCATGTTAGACACGTTAGTGATACTTCTGCATGCATGTCCTTATTATGTtgggaaaatgaacataaaatatgtctctaaataaataaaatctacctaaagatatatattaactaattaattaatgtcGCATACCCACCATGCCATGTTCTAATTTTCAAGAATTGCCATGTCGTTGTGTTTTGTGACAGTGTTTGTGTCCATACTACTTAGGAAAACTACCTTGTCAATTTTgtctaatgtttttttaataataacaactaGGGGATGGAGATTCAAACACAAGTTCTTTTAGGAGAATTAGATAGTGCTACTAAGCTATAAGAATCTTGGTACTTGTGTCAGACTTTTACACTTATGTTTGGTTCAAAGGAAGAGAGGTGGAAGGGAAAGGGAGTGTGGGAAAAGCGAGGGAAAAGAAACTTTTCCCTTGTTTGGATGGGTGGAATTAAAGAGGAGAGAAAGGAAATGGAAGGATTTTGTTTCCCTCCATACCCACTATTAACTTTCCTTCCAAATAGGAAGAAATGGAGAGTGAATGAAAtagaaagtttaaattttgatttttaattataaaagtgAAATCATGAAAGATAGAATTTTTCACTTCTGTTCCATTTCCTCTTCTCCcctctcttattttctttttcctttttttcccctcaatttTGCCAAACATAGTGTAAGATTTTAGATTTTGAGTgcgacaaaaattaaattgaagaaatagGTAACATGTTGAATATGGTAACACACTTACACATAATGGTGGACATGATTATAGTAATTTATCATAAGACGAAAGTCAAAgagagataaaataataatttttttgttcattattaATATGTGCAATAATATTATGgaaaattcttaatttatatTGTACTAAACAAATGTATACAATATTGTACACATTtattttgtgtaaattttacattGCTAATACAATGtaaaataagaattttcttaatattgtttttgttgggattatatttttcaaaaattaagaattttaataatgttatattatatttactttgtgcccaaaaaaaaaaaaaaaatatatatatatatatatatatttaccaaAAGTATGTGAAAAAGTGTCCCAAACCGTGGGTCCCCTCCCGTCCTCTTTCACGGCTCCTTCAAACTGCATAGATCAGACGGCAATTCTTAGTAAACAGCATAAATATGGATTATACGATCACATCATATCACTTGCACTTCTTGGTTTTTGGCTTAGGCGAGCAAACCAATGAGGAAAAAGACAATCCAGCAATaataatgctatttttaatttaaGCTGAAAGTTCTAACATGACATTAACactaatgagaaaaataaaaagggaatcTTATTAATATTCTAAATGCaataattttctactttttctttcttgactTTGCCAAACAGATGTTGTGCTAGTTTCCACCAAGTCAAAACTACAATGATGAGTGTAAAATTAGTAagtttaaaaacacaaaatattttacctttttttctaATAAGAGGTGATATGTTGTGATTGTTACTAAAGTGATAATAAAAGCTGTGTTAGTGGTCTCATGTAAAAGTAATATTGCTCCAACTGAAAATTGTCAAGttaataattgtaaatttttttttctttagctcTAAAACATTTACATTAGTCCTTACAAAATAGAATAAACCCCACATTTTAACCAACTCCCAAAATCTCCAGCACCAGTCAATGTATTGTTATGGAAAAATACAGTTGTGTTATAGtaaatgtgtaaatttacataattactATAGCTTTGCAAatgaatattataataattcttTGTTCTTGTTTTAGTTTGATCatgaaagaggaagaaagaaaaatgatttgggataataataaaaaaattgcctatCATGCTATGGCATTGGTAGCTTGCCCAAGGGGACTGCTTGGGCTTTGGCTGCCAAGGCCATGGCATGCCCGTGTGCATGCTCCCAAGGCCATGGCAACTCCCATGGGTAAGCAGCCAAGGTCAAGCCACGGTGGGCGTGGCCTTGAAAAGGTGGCCCCAAGAAAGGaaatagtattttaatgaaatgaaatgtaaaatagataaattgatgttgagtgttttgaaaaataagtatatataaaataaaagaaagtaagttcttatactaaaatagatgTAAATTTTTACATGAACTAATGcaaatactataaaaaataaaaatacaagataatCACTTGCCAAATTAGTCATTGTGAAAAACTTTGTGAGTCTAACATTACTAAggataaaaaggaaagagaaaaaataattaaaaaagaaaagaaaagataggttcaagttacacctgatgtaactcttgtaaagttacacattttttaaaccataaattttcttttggagaGTTATTACTTTCCACCTTATTACCTTATTAATACTAgcatttattttctctctctccttatttattgtGCGCCTCTATTTCAATCCGCAATCTATACTCATCTACTAAAGAGCACCCCAACGTAGCTTAAATAAGGGAGGTAGAGTTCCAAGACATCTGAGATGATAACTCGTGTTACTATGGCACTATCAAACAAATTGTGGTGAAGCAAATTAGATAGCCATGACAAATTCCTAGCTTAAGAAATTAGTGAGCATAGattaaaattaacaaatcaCTTGACCCTTGTGCGTTGTGCCTTGCTTTAGTAGCAAAAGGGAAGAAATAAAAGACATACCTCTTAAGTTTCAACTATTCATAAAGCATTCACACCATCAGACTCCCACTCCAACTCCAAACGGACCAAACCCCTTTTACACCATCAAGAAGTAAACTTAACCCACTGAAAATGTTATTAATCGAGTTGTATTTGAGAAACTGAATATAATTTTAGGCATGTGCGTCCATTAGAGGAGttcatggagagagagagagagagagagagaggtggggGTTGACATAGTTTAATGACTCTTTGTTTATATTTAGAAAAGAATTATGACTTAATGATATTAGATTTGATATATGACTAGTGTCTTTTTAACCATTAGATCTAATGGAaatcaatagtttaaaaaatgtgtaatttttgTGAAGTTACATTAAGAATAACTTGAAtccatttcattaaaaaatgtaTTGAGTTGACTAACTCACTCACCTTAGGAtctatttaaaaatatgaaagtagttattattattattattaatgttgtAAAGGTCAGTCGTTATGTTTCGTGAGGTTATATAGTCCCATGCAAATCATGAAGGACTAAGAAATAAGAATGTTTGTGAATTTATAAAAGATTagcttggggggggggggggggggggggggtgggtgggGAACTACTGATACTAGTTTCTATATAATTTTGAGGAACAAATAGATTTTATTGGAATTTCCTCAAATGATTGTAAATGCAAGTCATTAGCTCACTCATCAGTCGCCACATCTAAAGCTTAAAAGTCAAAAAAGTCTATTTTTAGTTATTTCCCTTATATTTTCCGGCCCCCAAAAATAGACACAGAATAATTGGTTCCCCTATATTCTCGAATCTTAAGGAGTTTGTCGCCTATCCCCGCCACTTCATAAGCAAAATAAGTTGGAATGACAAATACGCTCTCAGAGAGAGACAAAATAATATTAACCcaacaaaagaatataaatatatatatatatatatattttttttttagaaagaaaaagaaaaaagaagaactaAGCACTGTTCATCTACCCAGTTCTTTTCAGATACTCATGAAGAAAGAGTGAGATAAGTTAAgaatcaaatatttttatttcaatttctgtttattaaatttcactgtttttatctttcttttcttattgtGGTTGAGTGGCTGTAGTGCACTTTCTCATAATGGAAGACAGCtttaagaaaacaat
This genomic stretch from Quercus lobata isolate SW786 chromosome 3, ValleyOak3.0 Primary Assembly, whole genome shotgun sequence harbors:
- the LOC115978890 gene encoding beta-glucosidase 40-like; translation: MRLRRIGIALVTLVMVCRIHICLSENITRGSFPKGFVFGTASSAFQFEGAVKEDGRGPTVWDTFSHTFGKVADFSNADIAVDDYHRYNEDIQLIKDMGMDAYRFSIAWSRIFPNGSGEINQKGVDHYNNLINALLAKGIEPYVTLYHWDLPQALEEKYQGWLNPQIIKDFATYVETCFQKFGDRVKHWITFNEPHTFTVQGYDVGLQAPGRCSILLHIFCRAGNSATEPYIVAHNVLLSHATVADIYRKKYKQKQRGSLGIAFDVMWFEPATNSIDDIEAAQRAQDFQLGWFIEPLILGDYPSSMRGRVGNRLPEFSKSEATLLKGSLDFVGINYYTTFYARKNSSDSLVKILNDSIADSGAITLPFKDGKAIGDRASSIWLYIVPEGIRKLMNYIKQKYGNPLVIITENGMDDPNNSLISIKDALKDEKRIKYHNDHLTNLLAAIMNDGCNVRGYFAWSLMDNWEWAAGYTSRFGLYFVDYKDKLKRYPKDSVTWFKQFLTST